The nucleotide sequence CAGGAGGATCTGCGATCGGCAGGACGGGAGATCCAGCAGGCCAACGATCCACAGCAGCAGGCGCGGTATGCTCAGTTTCCGGGGATCGGCGCGGGTGCGATGGTGCTGGATCCGACCAACTTTGTGCCGGTAGGTGGTGCGGCCAAGGGATTGGGGATGGGGCGGCTCGGATCTCGGGCTGGTGAGCGCGTAGTGGGCGAGACGACATCGCGTGTGGTTGGTGCGGCCGAGCAGGTTGTGGCCCGCACGCGTGGCCGCGTAGCACAGGACGCAGCAGCACAGGAGACAGCGCGGGCGCGAACCCGCAGGGGCGTGGGTGCCCAAGCCAACCCTGATGCGCCTGCAGCGCCACAGGAGCGCGTGCTGGCAGGCATGCTGACGCCGGACGAAGTAGACGATCTCGCCAACGATCTGGATCTGGGCAAACTGCTGACGCCAGGCGATCGGGCAGCGCTGCGGGCTCGGGTCGATACAGACGAGATCCAGCGCGCAGATGCGATGCGGTCGGCCGAGGAGCTGAGCCGCTCGAACGTGGTCACGGATCGAGCGCGCGGTGGCGTCAATGAGGTGCGAGACAATGCCGCGAACGCGGCCACGCGGCTGGTCATGAATGAGCTGGGAGAGGGTGCTGCGTTCAGGCTCACGGCCGAGAACATGGGCAAGCTGGTCGAACAGTCACAGCAGGTATTCGAGAAGGCTGCGCGCGAGGCGGGGGACATCCCTATTGCGAACAGACGCTATGCGGAGCTGCAGGACATCGCGGATGACGTGGGGACCGATGATGCGAACGTGATCCAGCGCTACATCGACAACATCACCAAGGACGCCAAGGATCATGCGGACGTGCTTCCCAACAAGCTGGTGCGGGACTATCGCACCAAGGTCGGCCGGGCGGCTCAGCGGGCAGCGGCTGGCGACAACTTCGAGCGATCGCTGGCGCTGCGCGACGTGCAGGAGTGGCTGGACAAGCTGGTTGATGAGCGCGTGTCGGGCGAGACGCGCGAGGCTCTGGCGGAGGCGCGGTATCGGTGGCGCATCATTCGCGCGCTCGAGGGCAGCACAGCGTCTACGGATGCCGGGGGCAAGGTGAACCTGCCGAGCTTCGTTCGCAGCTATCAGCGGGGCGGGAACCGGTTCTTCAAGAGCACCGGCAAGGAGGAGAGCAGGGGGCGCGATTTCAGCCGCGCCCTTGAAACGCTGCGGTTCCTGACGGCCAAGGTAGAGCCCGACAGCGGCACCGCGGGAAGAGTGCTCCACAATCTTGCGGGACGTGTGCCTTTTAGTGGTCGCTAAAGGCGATCCTCTAGGGCTTTTACCCGGCGCAGGATGCTGTCCATTTCCGCGCCGATGGTATCAATAAGGTGCACGTCTTTTTCGGTTAGGCTTTCCTGCGGCTTTTTCTGAAACTTCTGGAACAGGTATGCGCCAACGACGCCGCCTAGTAGTCCGATGATAAATTCCATGGTTGATCCTCAGCAGTAAACGGTGCCGTTGGCAGCAGTGCATCTGATTGCGTTGCCGTATTGGTCTGAATGGACACCTGGGCCGTAGGCGTTGGGCCGGAGCTCAACACCTGGTGCGGTTTGAACCGGGCGACCGTATTGGTCACTTCCAACGCCGGAACCGTATGTGTCTGGGCTGTAGCCAAACTGCGCATACATGGCGTCCCGGTTCTCAGCGGCGAGCGCGTAGGCGTCGGAATAGGCATCCACCGCCTGCTCACAGCCAGCGACTGCCAGAATTCCCAAAACGGGCATCAATTTATTCATAATCCTATTCTTTCTCTGAAAGTTGATGCAGCTGCGCGGGGCTGATGTGGGTGTATCGTTTGAGGTTTGCCCAGGAGCGATGCCCTGAGACAGCGGCGACCTGGGGGATTGTCCATCCTCGATCGAACAGGCGCGAGATCCCTTCGTGGCGCAGATCGTGGAGGCGGACGCCGCGCACCTTCGCGCGCTGGGCGGAGCGCCGGAAGGTTTGCGAGACATAGTCCTGTTTGTACGGGAACACGTACTCGGACGCCCTGGACTGGGCACCGATGATCGAGGCCGTGCGGCCGAGCAACGGTATCAGCTGATCGTTGCCGTGCTTTCCGTTCGGGTGCTTGCGATCGCGGATGATCGCGGTGCGGGCAGATAGATCCACGTCGCGCCACCGCAGCCGTGTGAGCTCGCCCGAGCGCAGGGGCGTGTCTACCAGGGCCGTGAGGATCTCGGGCGGTATGGATCCGGCCCAGTGGTCGGCGATGCGATCCAGTGCGGGGTCTGCAATGCGTGTCTGCCTTGCCCTGGCTTTGGGTAGCAGTCCCTGCATCGCCAGGTTGGCGATCGCTTGCTTGGCGGCATCCACCGGCACCTGCAAGCCCCATAAGGTGACACCGGCAGACAGCACGCCGGAGAGCGTGTGCAGGATGTAGCGCTTGCTGAGGGGCGACCGCGGGGACGTGAGCGCATAGGTGACGAGCTGAGGGGCTGACACGCTGGATAGGGGTGCATCGCCGAGATCCGCAGCCAGACAGTCCAGCCAATACTCTTTGGTATCCGACCAGCGCAGGTGCGGGCGGAGTGTAGCGCGGTAAGTGGCGATCAGCGTTCCTAGCGTTTTCATGGTTAGTCCCAATTAGCACGGTTGATTATTAACGCATTGATTTAGCTAGATGCTATGATAATGTGACAATACTATCCGCTGATTTTGTCGGCTTAAGATTCGGTTAGTCGGAATGATGCTAAGCGAGTCGCGTTCACAATTTCGGGGCGCGTTATGGATAGTTCTCAGCCGGCCAAGAAAAGATCTGGCTTGAAGCCTTTAATCGTTGGCGTTTGCCTTGCCGCTGTGCTGGGCAGCGGGGCGTTTTACGTTGTGTTCTCAGGCTTGGCAGATGGGCTTTGGGACATCTCGGATAAAGCTGAGGTCGTCGAGCCATTGTCCCCCTTTGCCTTTGTCCAGATCGAGCCGGTTCAGGTCACCTTGTCGTCGGATGGCATGCTCAGACACTTACGATTCGAGGGGCATCTGGAGGTTGACCCGGGCAGCGCCACACAGGTCAGCGAGGTCATGCCCAGGATCATGGATGTGTTGAACACCTATTTGCGCGCAGTCGAAATCACCGACCTGGAAGATCCGTCCGGCCTGTCCCGGCTGCGCGGACAAATGTTGCGCCGTGTGCAGATGGTCACGGGCAGGGGCCAGGTGACAGACCTGCTGATCACGAAATTTCTTGTAAGCTGAACGGAGGCCAGAATGGCATTCATCGCGGATATCCTGCTGATTGCGGGCAGTTTGAGTGCGGCATTGTATTGTGTCGTCCTGTCACGACGTCTGGGGCGGCTTTGCAATCTGGAGCATGGTATGGGTGGAGCGATATCTGCGTTATCCGCACAGGTCGCAGATCTCAACGCGACGTTGGGGCGGGCGCGTGCCGCGGCGACAAACTCAACCGCTACACTATCCGATTCGACCGCTCGTGCCGAAGAAGCCGCCGCAAAGCTGGAACTGCTGCTGGCGTCCTGCCATGATCTGCCTGCTGGTAGGACCGCTGGCACGGAGCGGCGCCAATGACAGAAAACAAGCTGAAACGCCCTGGCGTCGGTGTGGTGATCGCATCGCTGCTTGTGACTTCCTGCGTGGTCCGCCTCGTCGATGGTCCGCCGATCGCACTTGCGCGTGAGACCACGGAAACTGACGCAGAGGCACCATCAGAGAAAAGCCTGAGGTCCTGTGTCGGATCTGAAGAGCTCGACCAGATGATCGCAACAATCCAGATCCGCGAAATGAATGTCGAGCGTGATACCCAAGCCTTGTCAAAGAAACGGCAGGTATTGGAAGAGGCACGCGCAGCGATTGCCGAGCAACTCGCAATGCTGGAGCAGGCAGAAGCGGAACTCGATACCATGATCGCCAAGGCGCAGTCCGCGGCGGAAACTGATGTGACCCAGCTGACGTCTGTCTATGCCACGATGAAGCCCAAGGAAGCCTCCGCGATTTTCGAGGAGATGTCCCCGGAATTTGCAG is from Qingshengfaniella alkalisoli and encodes:
- a CDS encoding MotE family protein gives rise to the protein MTENKLKRPGVGVVIASLLVTSCVVRLVDGPPIALARETTETDAEAPSEKSLRSCVGSEELDQMIATIQIREMNVERDTQALSKKRQVLEEARAAIAEQLAMLEQAEAELDTMIAKAQSAAETDVTQLTSVYATMKPKEASAIFEEMSPEFAAGFLGQMAPDAAARIFAGLQPTTAYSISVILAGRNVGIPDQ
- a CDS encoding DUF6468 domain-containing protein, which produces MAFIADILLIAGSLSAALYCVVLSRRLGRLCNLEHGMGGAISALSAQVADLNATLGRARAAATNSTATLSDSTARAEEAAAKLELLLASCHDLPAGRTAGTERRQ
- a CDS encoding tyrosine-type recombinase/integrase, with product MKTLGTLIATYRATLRPHLRWSDTKEYWLDCLAADLGDAPLSSVSAPQLVTYALTSPRSPLSKRYILHTLSGVLSAGVTLWGLQVPVDAAKQAIANLAMQGLLPKARARQTRIADPALDRIADHWAGSIPPEILTALVDTPLRSGELTRLRWRDVDLSARTAIIRDRKHPNGKHGNDQLIPLLGRTASIIGAQSRASEYVFPYKQDYVSQTFRRSAQRAKVRGVRLHDLRHEGISRLFDRGWTIPQVAAVSGHRSWANLKRYTHISPAQLHQLSEKE
- a CDS encoding flagellar basal body-associated FliL family protein, with protein sequence MKPLIVGVCLAAVLGSGAFYVVFSGLADGLWDISDKAEVVEPLSPFAFVQIEPVQVTLSSDGMLRHLRFEGHLEVDPGSATQVSEVMPRIMDVLNTYLRAVEITDLEDPSGLSRLRGQMLRRVQMVTGRGQVTDLLITKFLVS